A genomic stretch from Nitrobacter winogradskyi Nb-255 includes:
- a CDS encoding penicillin-binding protein 1A, with product MRLLLRFMGFLFAAGTILFLVGVAAVAGLIWHFSQDLPEYSQLQNYEPPVMTRVHASDGSLLGEYAKERRLYLPIQAVPKLVINAFLAAEDKNFYEHGGIDYQGMARAALLYAQNYGTNKRPQGASTITQQVAKNFLLTNEVSFTRKIKEALLAMRLERTYSKDKILELYLNEIYLGLGAYGIAAASLVYFDKSVNELSVAEAAYLAALPKAPSTLHPVKNRERAIERRDYVVDRLLENGWVNQADAEKARKQPLIVTGRSNGAHTFAGEYFAEEVRRDLFERYGEEKLYGGGLSVRTTLDPELQVIARKTMANGLVTYDEAQGWRGPVSKLDISGDWGVKLAEVKSLSDISPWRMAVVLESDDKSARIGFQPGRELGGAVSRERRTGLITLDGVKWAKATSGSARGRTPTKVSQVLSPGDVIYADPLIAKDGKIVEGEYRLRQLPEVSGAMVAMDPRTGRVLAMVGGFSFDQSQFNRATQAYRQPGSSFKPLVYSSALDNGYTPSTVVVDAPIEIDQGRGSGVWRPENYSKEKYYGPQTLRNALRLSLNTVTVRLAQDVGMPLIGEYAKRFGVYDELPNYLSYALGAGETTVLRMVTAYSMFDNGGRRVKPTLIDRIQDRYGHTIYKHDARECRGCEAPEGWKNQSEPQLIDHREQVLDSMTAYQITSMMEGVVQAGTATVMREVGKPIAGKTGTTNDQKDAWFIGFSPDLVVGIYIGYDKPRNLGRRATGGHLAAPIARDFMKIALADKPATPFRIPPGIKLVRVDAKSGMRAGPGSGGKTILEAFKPGTAPPDNYSVIGVADADGREPQPLPDADRSLFRPGTGGLY from the coding sequence ATGCGCTTGCTGCTGCGGTTCATGGGCTTTCTGTTTGCCGCGGGGACCATTCTGTTTCTGGTCGGCGTCGCGGCGGTCGCGGGATTGATCTGGCATTTTTCCCAGGACCTGCCGGAGTATTCCCAGCTTCAGAATTATGAGCCGCCGGTGATGACGCGCGTGCATGCATCGGATGGCTCGCTGCTCGGCGAGTATGCGAAGGAGCGCCGGCTCTACCTGCCGATACAGGCCGTGCCGAAGCTGGTCATCAACGCGTTCCTGGCCGCGGAGGACAAGAATTTCTATGAGCACGGCGGCATCGATTATCAGGGCATGGCGCGCGCGGCGCTGCTTTATGCTCAGAACTACGGCACCAACAAGAGACCGCAGGGCGCCTCCACGATCACCCAGCAGGTTGCCAAGAACTTTCTTCTGACCAACGAAGTTTCCTTTACCCGCAAGATCAAGGAAGCATTGCTGGCCATGCGCCTTGAGCGCACCTATTCCAAGGACAAGATACTCGAACTGTATCTGAACGAGATTTACCTCGGCCTTGGCGCGTACGGTATCGCGGCCGCATCGCTCGTGTACTTCGACAAATCGGTCAACGAATTGAGCGTCGCCGAGGCCGCATATCTCGCGGCCCTGCCAAAGGCGCCCTCGACGCTGCACCCCGTCAAGAACCGTGAACGCGCGATCGAACGGCGCGACTATGTCGTCGACCGGCTGCTGGAGAACGGCTGGGTCAACCAGGCCGACGCGGAAAAAGCTCGCAAGCAGCCGCTGATCGTCACGGGCCGCTCCAACGGGGCGCATACTTTCGCCGGCGAATATTTCGCTGAGGAGGTTCGTCGCGACCTGTTCGAACGCTATGGCGAAGAAAAGCTCTACGGGGGCGGCCTGTCCGTCAGGACGACGCTCGATCCGGAATTGCAGGTGATCGCGCGCAAGACCATGGCCAATGGCCTCGTCACCTATGACGAAGCTCAGGGCTGGCGCGGGCCGGTGAGCAAGCTCGACATCTCCGGCGACTGGGGGGTGAAACTCGCCGAGGTCAAATCGTTGTCCGATATCTCCCCGTGGCGAATGGCGGTCGTGCTCGAGTCCGACGACAAATCGGCGCGGATCGGCTTCCAGCCCGGACGCGAGCTTGGGGGCGCCGTAAGCCGCGAGCGGCGAACAGGTTTGATCACGCTTGACGGGGTGAAATGGGCCAAGGCCACGTCCGGGTCGGCGCGAGGTCGTACGCCGACAAAGGTGTCTCAAGTGCTTTCGCCCGGCGATGTGATCTATGCCGATCCCCTGATCGCGAAGGATGGCAAGATCGTCGAGGGAGAATACCGGTTGCGCCAGTTGCCTGAAGTGTCCGGCGCGATGGTGGCGATGGATCCGCGGACCGGCCGTGTGCTGGCCATGGTCGGCGGCTTCTCCTTCGATCAAAGCCAGTTCAATCGGGCAACGCAGGCGTACCGGCAGCCAGGCTCCTCGTTCAAGCCGCTCGTCTATTCCTCGGCGCTCGACAACGGTTACACGCCTTCCACGGTCGTGGTCGATGCGCCGATCGAGATCGACCAGGGGCGCGGCTCGGGCGTTTGGCGGCCGGAAAACTACTCGAAAGAAAAGTACTACGGTCCGCAAACGCTCCGAAACGCGCTGCGGCTTTCGCTCAACACCGTTACGGTCCGCCTGGCGCAGGATGTCGGGATGCCGCTGATCGGCGAGTATGCCAAGCGCTTCGGCGTTTACGATGAACTGCCGAACTATCTGTCCTACGCACTGGGGGCCGGCGAGACCACGGTGCTGCGCATGGTGACCGCGTATTCGATGTTCGACAACGGCGGCAGGCGCGTGAAGCCGACCCTGATCGACCGCATTCAGGATCGTTACGGTCACACCATCTACAAGCACGACGCGCGGGAGTGCCGCGGCTGCGAGGCGCCGGAGGGCTGGAAGAATCAATCCGAACCCCAGTTGATCGATCACCGCGAGCAGGTGCTGGATTCAATGACGGCTTACCAGATCACCTCCATGATGGAAGGTGTGGTGCAGGCGGGCACCGCCACGGTCATGCGCGAGGTCGGCAAGCCGATCGCCGGCAAGACGGGCACGACTAACGACCAGAAGGATGCCTGGTTCATCGGATTCTCGCCAGACCTCGTGGTCGGCATCTATATAGGGTATGACAAGCCGCGCAATCTCGGCCGCAGGGCGACGGGCGGACATCTGGCGGCTCCGATCGCGCGGGACTTCATGAAGATCGCGCTTGCCGACAAGCCGGCCACTCCGTTCCGCATTCCTCCCGGTATCAAGCTGGTTCGCGTTGACGCCAAGTCCGGCATGCGTGCAGGCCCCGGCAGCGGTGGCAAGACGATCCTTGAAGCTTTCAAGCCTGGCACGGCGCCGCCTGACAACTATTCCGTGATCGGCGTGGCTGATGCAGACGGACGCGAGCCGCAGCCGCTGCCCGACGCCGACCGCAGCCTGTTCCGGCCCGGCACCGGAGGGCTTTACTAG
- a CDS encoding IS481 family transposase — protein MGQVLHGSATTTEAIRRAIQNSEESLRALSKRYGINQKTVAKWKKRTSVADLPTGPKDPRSTVLSSEEEAIIVAFRKHTLLPLDDCLYALQPTIPHLSRSSLHRCLHRHGISRLPEVEGDKPIRKTFRSYPIGYFHIDIAEVQTAEGKLRLFVAIDRTSKFAYAELHQEAGKMVAAQFLRNLIVAVPYAIHTVLTDNGIQFTNHARHKYAFHHIFDRVCDENGIEHRLTRINHPWTNGQVERMNRTIKDATVKRFHYDNHDQLRRHLQDFIKAYNFGRRLKTLKGLTPYEFICKRWTSEPDRFIIDPIHQMPGLNT, from the coding sequence ATGGGACAGGTTCTTCACGGGAGCGCCACGACGACAGAGGCAATCCGTCGAGCAATACAAAATAGTGAAGAGAGCCTGAGAGCGCTGTCGAAACGCTACGGGATCAACCAGAAGACCGTCGCAAAATGGAAGAAGCGGACCTCGGTGGCCGACCTTCCGACGGGACCGAAAGATCCGCGCTCGACGGTGCTCTCATCCGAGGAGGAGGCGATCATCGTCGCCTTCCGCAAGCATACCCTGTTGCCGCTCGATGATTGCCTCTACGCGCTTCAGCCAACGATCCCGCACCTGTCGCGGTCTTCATTGCATCGCTGCCTGCACCGTCACGGCATCAGCCGGCTCCCGGAGGTCGAAGGCGACAAGCCGATCAGGAAGACGTTCAGGAGCTACCCGATCGGCTACTTCCACATCGACATCGCCGAGGTGCAGACGGCTGAGGGCAAGCTGCGCCTGTTCGTGGCCATCGACCGCACTTCGAAGTTCGCCTACGCCGAGCTCCACCAAGAGGCGGGCAAGATGGTCGCGGCTCAGTTCCTGCGCAACCTCATCGTGGCAGTTCCCTATGCCATCCACACGGTGCTGACGGACAACGGCATCCAGTTCACCAACCACGCCCGTCACAAATATGCGTTCCACCACATCTTCGATCGCGTCTGCGACGAGAACGGCATCGAGCACAGGCTCACCAGGATCAACCATCCCTGGACCAACGGACAGGTGGAACGGATGAACCGCACCATCAAGGACGCCACCGTCAAGCGCTTCCACTACGACAATCATGACCAACTGCGCCGGCACCTTCAGGACTTCATCAAGGCATACAACTTCGGTCGAAGGCTGAAGACGCTCAAAGGCCTCACACCCTACGAGTTCATCTGCAAACGATGGACTTCAGAGCCCGATCGATTCATCATCGATCCAATCCATCAAATGCCGGGACTGAACACCTAG
- a CDS encoding IS5 family transposase (programmed frameshift) has product MARFDLTDFEWSVIQPLLPNKSRGVARVDDRRVLNGIFWRLRTGAPWADIPARYGPHTTCVNRFNRWRKAGVWDRILSAISKAYDGDIQMIDSSSIRVHQHAAKRSKKQTRSRCMGRSRGGLTTKIHALVDACGLPIVLKITEGQAHDGRSAQDMIDTVERGDVLLADRAYDSNALRQTLAARGARANVKPMSNRVAALQFNRRLYRKRNLVERFFNKIKHYRAVATRYDKRDDNFLTSIKLASIRI; this is encoded by the exons ATGGCACGTTTTGATCTGACGGATTTTGAATGGTCTGTGATCCAGCCGCTGTTGCCGAACAAGTCGCGCGGCGTTGCACGGGTGGATGATCGGCGGGTGCTGAACGGGATTTTCTGGCGGCTGCGCACCGGTGCGCCGTGGGCGGACATTCCAGCGCGCTACGGCCCGCACACCACTTGCGTGAACCGCTTCAACCGGTGGCGCAAGGCAGGCGTGTGGGATCGCATTCTGTCGGCTATTTCAAAGGCTTACGATGGCGACATCCAAATGATCGATTCGTCGTCGATCCGCGTGCATCAACATGCGGCCA AACGGTCAAAAAAACAGACGCGATCCCGTTGCATGGGTCGCTCGCGCGGCGGGCTGACCACCAAAATCCACGCGCTGGTGGATGCCTGCGGCCTGCCGATCGTCCTCAAGATCACCGAAGGCCAGGCCCATGACGGGCGTAGCGCGCAGGACATGATCGACACCGTCGAACGCGGCGACGTGCTGCTGGCCGACCGGGCCTACGACTCCAACGCCCTGCGTCAAACGCTGGCCGCGCGCGGCGCGAGAGCCAATGTGAAGCCGATGTCAAATCGCGTTGCGGCCTTGCAATTCAACAGACGGCTCTATCGCAAGCGCAATCTGGTCGAACGCTTCTTCAACAAAATCAAGCACTATCGCGCCGTCGCCACCAGATATGACAAACGTGACGACAACTTCCTCACCTCCATCAAGCTCGCCTCAATCCGCATCTAG
- a CDS encoding N-acetylmuramoyl-L-alanine amidase, which produces MACRANLGIVWLCAAAMLAPGAASLAAGNEPARPEVAVDFPVASAVRVAGDLKQTRFVLDLDRKIDLRAFLLSDPYRVVIDTPQVSFHLAPKAGEAGRGLIKAFRYGLVMPGGSRIVFDLAGPAKIGKAYVLDAANGQPSRLVVELEAVDRAAFNRLLARSSSPEPAKDTGPPGPVADTPGSPGVADGRLVVVIDPGHGGLDNGTQASTGESEKDLVLAFGTALRDRIEQGGRFRVVMTRTDDTFIPLAERVRIARNNGASLFVSIHADALPRHEGDARGATIYTLSDRASDREAERLAEAENKADAIGGVDLTEEPTEVADILIDLARRETRTFSNRFARLLMSEMKTSARMHKHPLKSAGFRVLKAPDVPSVLVELGYVSNNADLRQMASEEWRSKTVRSVAKAIEAFLAKRVVSAAPVD; this is translated from the coding sequence TTGGCGTGCCGCGCAAATCTGGGAATCGTCTGGCTATGCGCCGCAGCGATGCTTGCTCCCGGCGCGGCTTCGTTGGCCGCCGGGAACGAGCCCGCGCGCCCCGAGGTCGCGGTTGATTTTCCGGTCGCCTCCGCGGTGCGTGTCGCGGGTGATCTGAAACAGACCCGCTTCGTCCTCGATCTCGACAGGAAGATCGATCTTCGCGCTTTTCTGCTGAGCGATCCTTATCGGGTCGTGATCGACACTCCCCAGGTCAGTTTCCATCTTGCGCCAAAGGCCGGGGAGGCGGGACGCGGCCTGATCAAGGCGTTTCGCTACGGCCTGGTGATGCCGGGCGGATCGCGTATCGTTTTCGATCTCGCAGGACCTGCGAAAATCGGGAAAGCCTACGTGCTTGACGCCGCGAACGGTCAGCCCTCCCGTCTCGTCGTCGAACTTGAGGCCGTCGACCGTGCCGCATTCAACCGCTTGCTGGCGCGATCGAGCAGCCCGGAACCGGCGAAGGATACTGGTCCTCCCGGGCCCGTTGCCGATACGCCTGGCTCGCCCGGAGTCGCGGACGGCCGCCTCGTGGTCGTGATCGATCCAGGCCACGGCGGACTCGATAATGGAACCCAGGCGTCAACGGGAGAAAGCGAAAAGGATCTGGTGCTGGCCTTCGGCACAGCCTTGCGCGATCGCATCGAGCAGGGCGGCAGGTTCCGTGTCGTCATGACCCGGACCGACGACACTTTCATCCCGCTGGCCGAGCGGGTGCGCATCGCCCGTAACAATGGCGCTTCATTATTCGTGTCGATTCACGCGGACGCCTTGCCGCGCCACGAAGGCGATGCGCGGGGCGCAACGATATATACGCTGTCGGACAGGGCCTCGGACCGCGAGGCGGAACGGCTGGCCGAAGCCGAGAACAAGGCGGACGCCATCGGCGGCGTCGACCTGACCGAGGAGCCGACCGAGGTGGCCGATATCCTGATCGACCTTGCGCGGCGGGAAACGCGCACGTTCTCAAATCGTTTCGCCCGGCTGCTGATGAGTGAGATGAAAACCTCCGCGCGAATGCACAAGCACCCGCTGAAGTCGGCCGGATTCAGAGTGCTTAAAGCTCCCGATGTGCCGTCGGTGCTGGTCGAACTGGGTTACGTTTCGAATAATGCGGATCTTCGCCAGATGGCATCCGAAGAGTGGCGTTCAAAGACGGTCCGGTCGGTGGCTAAGGCCATCGAGGCGTTCCTTGCAAAAAGGGTCGTATCAGCCGCTCCGGTGGACTAG
- a CDS encoding Rne/Rng family ribonuclease yields MPNKPNKMLIDATHPEETRVVVVRGNRVEEFDFESAQRKQLRGNIYLAKVTRVEPSLQAAFIEYGGNRHGFLAFSEIHPDYYQIPVADRQALIEADERAHREAEEESEDRSSRRRSRHRNARRRDHGERVQSAVVENGEHQVAGADGTQSDPSHSDPSHDEFAAGDHLGQQHDVQDHDQPNDPDHHHLDDDDHSHESGSISLYGSDYETVADHLPESPDFAFAADSDNGDHEQDENQEDTGDDQVAASSEEDLPSIAPHDAVGSEPSADDGARDDQVEPAISSSPNEDHALGVHASGDHDHDEPHAEEFHGDEVRVEDRADDDGDDDEEEEQVESVGGDDALEEVPERAFRPRRQYKIQEVIKRRQVMLVQVVKEERGNKGAALTTYLSLAGRYAVLMPNTARGGGISRKITSAQDRSRLKEVVQDLDVPEGMGVILRTAGAARTKPEIKRDFEYLIRMWETVRDMTLRSQAPTLVYEEGSLIKRSLRDLYSKEIDEILVAGEAGYHEARGFMKMLMPSNARAVKQYRDCQPLFSRMGVESQLDAMFLPTVQLRSGGYIVINQTEALVSIDVNSGRSTREHHIKDTALKTNLEAAEEVARQLRLRDLAGLIVIDFIDMDEKRSNRAVERKLSECLRHDRARIQVGRISHFGLLEMSRQRIRASMLESSTEPCPQCGGSGHVRSVPSVALQLLRSLEEVLMKGATHNLIVRTRINVALYVLNQKREHLRALEHSFRVGLSVVADPAIAGQQSFVIDRGEQVHTLEAAKALLATQLVTYPPQAEDVQDDEPTLDTETETEADDAEVRVDEQAGGETEGDGRKRRRRRRRERSSETNDSQVSQAVEVPDSVQIAAEFAAARFMIDDVENEGEDSSAQESAAPADQPADERRPRRRGRRGGRRRRGTNGANPVDSASDELNVTSVSEAVDAVADLDSVSLAPEARSEPAESETQPQQQSEESASSPAETGNGTVPEPEKAVCRRSTVREKVSFTSQEEPPSVPVVQGEPEESTPEAQQPPQASDETRPRRAGWWSRRFGGGT; encoded by the coding sequence ATGCCCAACAAGCCCAACAAAATGTTGATCGACGCCACCCACCCGGAAGAAACCAGGGTGGTGGTGGTCCGCGGTAACCGCGTCGAGGAATTTGATTTCGAATCCGCCCAACGCAAACAACTGCGCGGCAACATCTATCTGGCCAAGGTCACCCGGGTCGAACCGTCTCTACAAGCTGCGTTTATCGAGTACGGAGGAAACCGGCACGGTTTCCTGGCGTTCAGCGAAATCCATCCCGACTATTATCAAATTCCGGTCGCCGACCGTCAGGCGCTGATCGAGGCGGACGAGCGGGCGCACCGCGAGGCCGAGGAGGAGTCCGAAGATCGCTCCAGCCGCCGTCGTTCGCGGCATCGCAACGCCCGCCGGCGCGATCATGGCGAACGCGTGCAAAGCGCCGTTGTCGAGAACGGGGAGCATCAGGTCGCGGGCGCGGACGGGACGCAATCCGACCCGTCGCATTCCGACCCGTCGCATGATGAATTCGCGGCTGGCGACCACCTCGGGCAACAGCACGACGTACAGGATCACGATCAGCCGAACGATCCGGATCACCATCATCTGGATGATGACGATCATTCGCACGAGTCTGGATCAATCTCGTTATACGGCTCCGACTACGAAACCGTCGCGGACCACCTGCCGGAGTCCCCGGACTTCGCTTTCGCCGCTGATTCCGATAATGGGGATCACGAGCAAGACGAAAATCAGGAGGATACCGGTGACGATCAGGTTGCCGCGTCTTCGGAAGAGGATTTGCCCTCGATAGCGCCGCATGACGCGGTCGGCTCGGAGCCTTCTGCTGACGACGGCGCCCGGGACGATCAGGTCGAACCGGCGATATCTTCCTCTCCGAATGAGGATCATGCGCTCGGCGTACATGCGAGCGGTGATCACGACCACGACGAGCCTCATGCCGAAGAATTTCATGGGGATGAGGTCCGTGTCGAAGATCGCGCCGATGATGATGGCGACGATGACGAAGAAGAGGAGCAGGTCGAATCCGTCGGCGGCGATGATGCTCTCGAGGAAGTGCCGGAGCGGGCGTTCCGGCCGCGCCGTCAGTACAAAATCCAGGAAGTCATCAAGCGCCGCCAGGTCATGCTGGTGCAGGTCGTCAAGGAGGAGCGTGGCAACAAGGGCGCGGCGCTGACGACCTATCTGTCGCTGGCCGGCCGGTATGCCGTGCTCATGCCCAATACCGCGCGCGGCGGCGGCATCAGCCGCAAGATCACCTCGGCGCAGGACCGTTCGCGGCTCAAGGAAGTGGTCCAGGACCTCGATGTCCCCGAGGGAATGGGAGTCATCCTGCGCACCGCCGGCGCTGCGCGCACCAAGCCGGAGATCAAGCGCGACTTCGAGTATCTGATCCGCATGTGGGAAACCGTGCGCGATATGACCCTGCGGTCCCAGGCGCCGACGCTCGTTTACGAGGAAGGCTCGCTGATCAAGCGCTCCCTCCGCGATCTCTACAGCAAGGAAATCGACGAAATCCTGGTGGCCGGTGAAGCCGGCTATCATGAAGCGCGCGGTTTCATGAAGATGCTGATGCCTTCCAACGCCAGGGCCGTGAAGCAGTATCGCGACTGCCAGCCCCTGTTTTCGCGGATGGGCGTCGAGAGCCAGCTGGACGCGATGTTTCTGCCGACGGTGCAGCTTCGCTCCGGCGGATATATCGTCATCAACCAGACCGAAGCGCTGGTGTCGATCGACGTCAACTCAGGCCGCTCGACCCGCGAACATCACATCAAGGACACCGCGCTCAAGACCAATCTCGAGGCTGCCGAGGAAGTCGCCCGGCAGTTGCGGCTGCGCGATCTTGCCGGCCTGATCGTCATCGACTTCATCGACATGGACGAGAAGCGAAGCAACCGCGCGGTGGAGCGTAAGCTCAGCGAGTGCCTGCGCCACGATCGCGCGCGCATCCAGGTCGGTCGAATTTCGCACTTCGGTCTTCTGGAAATGTCGCGCCAGCGCATTCGCGCCAGCATGCTGGAAAGCTCGACGGAGCCCTGCCCGCAATGCGGCGGCAGCGGCCATGTTCGCTCGGTACCCTCGGTGGCGCTACAGTTGTTGCGCAGCCTCGAGGAAGTTCTGATGAAAGGCGCGACGCACAACCTTATCGTACGGACGCGCATCAACGTCGCGTTGTATGTGCTCAATCAGAAGCGCGAGCATCTGCGCGCCCTGGAGCACAGCTTCAGGGTTGGTCTCTCCGTGGTCGCCGACCCCGCGATCGCGGGTCAGCAGTCCTTCGTGATTGATCGCGGCGAGCAGGTGCATACCCTGGAGGCCGCAAAAGCGCTATTGGCGACACAACTCGTCACATACCCGCCACAAGCTGAGGATGTTCAGGACGACGAACCGACGCTGGATACGGAGACCGAGACCGAGGCCGATGACGCCGAAGTTCGCGTCGATGAGCAGGCAGGCGGTGAGACCGAGGGTGACGGCCGCAAGCGCAGGCGACGCCGTCGGCGTGAACGCTCCAGCGAAACGAACGACAGCCAGGTCTCACAAGCGGTCGAGGTTCCGGACAGCGTCCAGATTGCCGCCGAGTTCGCCGCCGCGCGCTTCATGATCGACGACGTCGAGAATGAGGGAGAGGACTCTTCGGCGCAGGAGAGCGCGGCGCCAGCCGATCAGCCTGCGGACGAACGCCGCCCGCGACGGCGCGGGCGTCGCGGCGGACGCCGGCGCCGCGGCACCAACGGTGCGAATCCTGTCGATTCGGCTTCCGACGAACTGAACGTCACTTCGGTATCGGAAGCCGTCGACGCTGTCGCGGACCTCGATTCCGTGTCGCTGGCGCCGGAAGCGCGGAGCGAACCGGCTGAATCTGAAACTCAGCCACAGCAGCAGAGCGAAGAGTCGGCGAGTTCCCCGGCTGAAACCGGAAACGGCACCGTTCCGGAGCCCGAGAAAGCTGTTTGCCGTCGCTCGACGGTGCGTGAGAAGGTGAGCTTCACCTCGCAGGAAGAACCGCCTTCCGTTCCGGTCGTTCAAGGCGAGCCGGAAGAGTCGACGCCCGAGGCGCAACAGCCTCCGCAAGCATCGGACGAAACCCGGCCGCGCCGCGCCGGATGGTGGTCGCGCCGGTTCGGTGGCGGCACCTGA
- the thiL gene encoding thiamine-phosphate kinase has translation MPSGEDDLIARYFKPIATDPGALGLTDDAAILKGGGDDLVITTDAIVEGVHFRTSDPPETVARKALRVNLSDLAAKGATPAGFVLTLALRELDERWLAAFASGLSDDAITFDCPLLGGDTVATPGPLTMSITAFGRAPRNGMILRSRAQPGDRIAVSGTIGDAALGLAILSGNVTVSDPRICEPLIERYRIPQPRVHLAPAVRDHARAAMDVSDGLAGDLAKLCRASGVSAIIDAAAVPFSEAAREVIEQGKASFASAVSGGDDYEILCTVAKGHWDDFAQAARSAGVAVTSIGEVVAGNAAPKWRDAKGGDIALPPLSYSHF, from the coding sequence CACTGACGATGCGGCGATCTTGAAAGGCGGCGGCGACGATCTCGTGATCACGACCGACGCGATTGTCGAAGGGGTGCATTTTCGGACCAGCGATCCCCCTGAAACTGTCGCCAGAAAAGCATTGCGGGTCAATCTTTCCGATCTCGCCGCCAAGGGAGCCACGCCCGCCGGATTCGTTCTGACTCTGGCCTTGCGTGAACTGGACGAGAGATGGCTCGCAGCCTTCGCGAGCGGGCTTTCCGACGACGCCATCACCTTTGACTGCCCGCTGCTTGGCGGTGACACGGTGGCGACGCCGGGGCCGTTGACGATGTCCATCACGGCCTTCGGTCGCGCGCCACGCAATGGAATGATCTTGCGCAGCCGCGCGCAGCCCGGCGACCGTATCGCCGTTTCCGGCACGATCGGCGACGCGGCGCTCGGGCTCGCCATCCTCTCGGGCAACGTGACGGTCAGCGATCCCAGGATTTGTGAGCCGCTGATCGAGCGATACCGGATCCCGCAGCCGCGCGTTCACCTCGCACCGGCTGTTCGCGACCATGCGCGGGCGGCGATGGATGTTTCCGACGGTCTGGCCGGTGATCTCGCAAAACTTTGCAGAGCGTCCGGAGTTTCGGCAATTATCGATGCTGCGGCCGTTCCGTTTTCCGAAGCTGCGCGCGAAGTGATCGAGCAGGGAAAGGCGAGCTTCGCCTCCGCTGTGAGCGGCGGCGACGATTATGAGATTTTGTGTACAGTCGCGAAGGGTCACTGGGATGATTTCGCGCAGGCGGCCCGCAGCGCCGGCGTCGCCGTAACGTCGATCGGAGAGGTCGTCGCGGGCAACGCGGCTCCAAAATGGCGCGATGCAAAAGGCGGGGATATCGCGCTCCCGCCGCTTTCCTACAGCCACTTCTGA